One window of Curtobacterium sp. 458 genomic DNA carries:
- a CDS encoding aldo/keto reductase: MTTGTDTTRPAASSGTFRIGGDLEVHRLGYGTMQLTGPGVWGPPKDHDEAVRVLKRAVELGVDFFDTADSYGPYVAEDLLREALHPYGDDVVIATKAGLTRTGPNEWPPVGRPEYLRQECEMSLRRLGLERIDLFQLHRIDPKVPLEDQVGELKKLQDEGKIRHIGLSEVSVDDVKAAQEHATIVTVQNLYNLQKRDAEELLDWSEEQGIGFIPWFPLATGGLTGEDSPLTAIAERKGATPAQLALAWLLKRSPVMLPIPGTSSVDHLEDNLQGAVVELTDEEFEELSGLGR, encoded by the coding sequence ATGACCACTGGTACCGACACCACCCGTCCCGCAGCGTCCTCCGGCACCTTCCGCATCGGTGGCGACCTCGAGGTCCACCGCCTCGGCTACGGCACGATGCAGCTCACCGGCCCCGGCGTCTGGGGACCGCCGAAGGACCACGACGAGGCCGTCCGCGTCCTCAAGCGCGCCGTCGAGCTCGGCGTCGACTTCTTCGACACCGCCGACTCGTACGGCCCGTACGTCGCCGAGGACCTGCTCCGCGAGGCCCTGCACCCCTACGGCGACGACGTCGTCATCGCGACCAAGGCCGGGCTCACCCGCACCGGTCCGAACGAGTGGCCGCCGGTCGGCCGCCCGGAGTACCTGCGCCAGGAGTGCGAGATGAGCCTGCGCCGTCTCGGCCTCGAGCGCATCGACCTGTTCCAGCTGCACCGCATCGACCCGAAGGTGCCGCTCGAGGACCAGGTCGGGGAGCTGAAGAAGCTCCAGGACGAGGGCAAGATCCGCCACATCGGACTGTCCGAGGTCTCGGTCGACGACGTGAAGGCCGCCCAGGAGCACGCCACGATCGTCACCGTCCAGAACCTCTACAACCTGCAGAAGCGGGACGCCGAGGAGCTCCTCGACTGGTCCGAGGAGCAGGGCATCGGCTTCATCCCGTGGTTCCCGCTCGCGACCGGTGGACTCACCGGCGAGGACTCGCCGCTCACGGCGATCGCCGAGCGGAAGGGTGCGACGCCGGCGCAGCTCGCCCTGGCGTGGCTCCTGAAGCGCTCGCCCGTGATGCTCCCGATCCCCGGCACGTCGAGCGTCGACCACCTCGAGGACAACCTGCAGGGCGCCGTCGTCGAGCTCACCGACGAGGAGTTCGAGGAGCTCTCCGGCCTCGGCCGCTGA
- a CDS encoding YdeI/OmpD-associated family protein — protein MDPEDLVLPDAAAWRAWLDAHEDDPDGVWLVLAKKGTTAPTSLTYDQALDEALCSGWIDGQKRGRDAATFRQRFTPRRRASLWSQRNIGLVAELVATGRMRDRGQAEVDRAKDDGRWDRAYAGAATATVPDDLRAALDAAPAAAALFAELDGTNRYAVLHRVTTAPSAMARANRIAKLVGGLERGETPYPRKPTA, from the coding sequence ATGGACCCCGAGGACCTGGTGCTCCCCGACGCCGCGGCCTGGCGCGCTTGGCTCGATGCGCACGAGGACGACCCCGACGGCGTATGGCTCGTCCTCGCCAAGAAGGGCACGACCGCGCCGACGTCCCTGACCTACGACCAGGCGCTCGACGAGGCGCTGTGCTCGGGGTGGATCGACGGGCAGAAGCGCGGGCGTGACGCCGCCACGTTCCGGCAGCGCTTCACGCCCCGGCGCCGGGCGTCCCTGTGGTCGCAGCGGAACATCGGCCTCGTCGCGGAACTCGTGGCCACCGGCCGGATGCGCGACCGGGGGCAGGCCGAGGTCGACCGCGCGAAGGACGACGGCCGGTGGGACCGTGCCTACGCGGGTGCCGCGACCGCCACGGTCCCGGACGACCTGCGGGCAGCGCTCGACGCCGCGCCGGCCGCCGCCGCACTGTTCGCCGAACTCGACGGCACGAACCGGTACGCGGTGTTGCACCGGGTGACCACGGCCCCGAGCGCGATGGCGCGGGCGAACCGGATCGCGAAGCTCGTCGGCGGACTCGAGCGCGGCGAGACCCCGTACCCGCGCAAGCCCACGGCCTGA